In Vibrio gangliei, a single window of DNA contains:
- a CDS encoding ParA family protein, with amino-acid sequence MGKIISIANQKGGVGKTTTCVNLAASMAATKRKVLVIDLDPQGNATMASGVDKYDLDYTAYDLLVEQTPFDEVVCRKTPAGYDLIAANGDVTAAEIKLMEVFARELRLKNALEPIWEQYDYIFIDCPPSLNLLTINAMAASHSVLVPMQCEYFALEGLTALMDTISKLAAVVNHDLKIEGILRTMFDPRNRLSNDVSEQLKKHFGDKMYRTVIPRNVRLAEAPSHGKPAMYYDKYSAGSKAYLALAGEILRREEAKAAMV; translated from the coding sequence GTGGGGAAAATCATTTCAATTGCAAACCAAAAAGGTGGCGTAGGGAAAACGACAACATGCGTTAACCTCGCGGCTTCTATGGCAGCAACCAAACGTAAGGTCTTGGTCATCGATCTTGATCCGCAAGGTAATGCCACCATGGCAAGCGGAGTGGATAAATACGATCTTGATTACACCGCTTACGACCTGTTAGTAGAGCAAACGCCTTTTGATGAAGTGGTATGTCGTAAAACCCCTGCCGGTTATGATCTTATTGCGGCCAATGGCGACGTTACCGCCGCAGAAATCAAATTGATGGAAGTATTCGCTCGCGAACTGCGTTTAAAAAATGCGTTAGAGCCTATTTGGGAGCAATACGATTACATTTTTATTGATTGCCCACCTTCACTTAACTTATTGACGATTAATGCGATGGCAGCTTCACACTCGGTATTAGTGCCGATGCAATGTGAATACTTTGCCTTAGAAGGTTTAACCGCTTTAATGGACACCATCAGCAAACTTGCTGCGGTGGTTAATCACGATTTAAAAATCGAAGGGATTTTACGGACCATGTTTGATCCGAGAAATCGCTTATCCAATGATGTTTCTGAACAATTGAAGAAACACTTCGGTGATAAAATGTATCGTACCGTGATCCCACGTAATGTGCGTTTGGCCGAGGCACCGAGTCACGGGAAACCCGCGATGTATTATGATAAATATTCAGCTGGTTCAAAAGCTTACTTAGCTTTAGCTGGAGAAATATTACGTCGAGAAGAAGCCAAAGCTGCGATGGTTTAA
- a CDS encoding ParB/RepB/Spo0J family partition protein codes for MSKRGLGKGLDALLSTSSLAREKQQKAAQSQALSSEGQLADIAISQLSPGKYQPRKDIQPEALEELSASIRSQGIIQPVVVRKINESQFEIIAGERRWRAAKLAGLTQIPCVVKNVQDRAAIAMALIENIQRENLNAIEEAQALERLQKEFELTHQQVADAIGKSRTAVTNLLRLNTLDEEVKHCVISKQLEMGHARALLSLELCDQSNVAKIVIDKKLTVRQTEALVKKHLEPVEDKPMQEDLPAQGLAEQLSERFGTKVVIRRNAKGKGKITIDFEDMEQLATLLNTNLDRN; via the coding sequence ATGTCTAAACGTGGTTTAGGTAAAGGTCTTGATGCCCTACTTTCGACCAGTTCACTGGCGAGAGAAAAACAACAAAAAGCGGCACAAAGCCAAGCTTTATCTTCTGAAGGCCAACTGGCAGATATTGCCATTTCTCAACTCTCTCCAGGTAAATATCAGCCACGAAAAGATATTCAACCAGAAGCACTGGAAGAATTATCCGCGTCCATCCGTTCTCAAGGTATCATCCAGCCGGTTGTTGTTCGTAAAATTAACGAGTCTCAATTTGAAATCATTGCCGGTGAACGACGTTGGCGTGCGGCTAAATTAGCCGGTTTAACACAAATTCCGTGTGTAGTGAAAAATGTGCAAGATCGCGCGGCGATTGCAATGGCATTGATTGAGAATATTCAACGTGAAAATTTGAATGCGATTGAAGAAGCTCAAGCACTGGAAAGATTACAAAAAGAATTCGAATTAACTCATCAACAAGTGGCCGATGCGATTGGTAAATCTCGCACGGCAGTCACTAATTTACTGCGCCTCAATACGCTTGATGAAGAAGTAAAGCATTGCGTTATATCAAAACAATTGGAAATGGGGCACGCTCGAGCCCTGCTTTCACTGGAATTATGTGATCAAAGTAATGTTGCAAAAATTGTTATTGATAAGAAATTAACCGTTAGACAAACTGAAGCTCTAGTAAAAAAACATTTAGAGCCGGTAGAAGATAAACCGATGCAAGAAGACCTTCCTGCACAAGGATTAGCGGAGCAATTATCTGAGCGATTTGGTACTAAGGTAGTGATTCGCCGTAATGCTAAAGGTAAAGGCAAAATTACTATTGATTTTGAGGACATGGAGCAATTAGCTACTCTCCTTAACACAAACTTAGATAGAAATTAA
- the atpB gene encoding F0F1 ATP synthase subunit A, producing MAGTGELTPQEYISHHLHNLQAGSGFWTFNIDSLIVSFVLGAAMLWVFYRVGQKATSGVPGKLQCFVEMVVEFVDASVKDIFHGKNALVAPLALTVFGWIFLMNLMDLIPVDFLPHTATLLGIPYLRVVPTADVNITMSMSLGVFILILYYSIKMKGIGGFAKELGLQPFNHWAFIPINLVLEGVTLLSKPVSLGLRLFGNMYAGELIFILIAGLLPWWSQWLLSVPWAIFHILVITLQAFIFMILTIVYLSQASEEH from the coding sequence ATGGCTGGTACAGGTGAATTAACTCCTCAGGAGTACATCTCACACCATCTACATAACCTTCAAGCAGGTAGCGGATTCTGGACGTTTAATATTGATTCATTGATCGTGTCGTTCGTACTGGGCGCTGCGATGTTATGGGTCTTTTATCGCGTTGGTCAAAAAGCCACTAGCGGCGTGCCAGGCAAGCTTCAATGCTTTGTAGAAATGGTCGTTGAGTTTGTTGATGCCTCAGTAAAAGATATTTTCCATGGAAAGAATGCATTAGTGGCTCCATTAGCGTTAACCGTCTTCGGATGGATTTTCCTAATGAACCTAATGGATCTTATTCCGGTCGATTTTCTTCCTCATACAGCAACACTTCTTGGTATTCCTTACCTACGTGTCGTACCAACGGCTGACGTAAACATCACTATGTCTATGTCACTTGGTGTCTTCATTTTAATCTTGTACTACAGCATTAAGATGAAAGGTATCGGCGGGTTTGCCAAAGAATTGGGCTTACAACCTTTCAACCACTGGGCTTTCATTCCAATTAACCTAGTGCTAGAAGGCGTAACCTTGCTGTCTAAACCAGTCTCTTTAGGTCTGCGTTTATTCGGTAACATGTATGCAGGTGAGTTGATTTTCATTTTGATCGCAGGGCTTCTGCCTTGGTGGTCTCAATGGCTTCTTTCCGTGCCATGGGCGATTTTCCACATTTTAGTAATCACCCTACAGGCATTTATCTTTATGATTTTGACGATAGTGTATCTATCTCAAGCATCAGAAGAACATTAA
- the atpE gene encoding F0F1 ATP synthase subunit C — MENLNMDLLYIAAAIMMGLAAIGAAIGIGMLGGKFLEGAARQPDLIPLLRTQFFIVMGLVDAIPMIAVGLGLYVMFAVAG, encoded by the coding sequence ATGGAAAACTTAAACATGGATCTGCTGTACATCGCTGCGGCTATCATGATGGGTCTTGCGGCAATCGGTGCGGCAATCGGTATCGGTATGCTAGGTGGTAAATTCCTAGAAGGTGCAGCTCGCCAACCAGATCTTATCCCTCTACTACGTACTCAGTTCTTCATCGTAATGGGCCTTGTGGATGCGATTCCAATGATCGCTGTTGGTCTAGGTCTATATGTGATGTTTGCGGTCGCCGGATAA
- the rsmG gene encoding 16S rRNA (guanine(527)-N(7))-methyltransferase RsmG — translation MNPTLINSALRDKLDALLSQTELDVSEQQRNQLVGYVVLLDKWNKAYNLTSVRNPMDMLVKHIMDSIVVSPYLPGDRFIDVGTGPGLPGIPLAILNPSAHFTLLDSLGKRIRFIKQVLHELGISNVEPMQSRVEEYQPEIGYDAVISRAFASMMDMVEWCYHLPKEESGVFLALKGQLPEDEMSQLPDTLTVSAIHILQVPELEGDRHLIVLEKKGL, via the coding sequence GTGAATCCCACTTTAATCAATTCTGCATTGAGAGATAAACTTGATGCTTTATTATCTCAAACAGAACTGGATGTTTCTGAGCAGCAAAGAAATCAGCTTGTTGGCTATGTGGTACTGTTAGACAAATGGAATAAAGCCTATAACCTGACTTCGGTTCGTAACCCGATGGATATGTTAGTCAAACATATCATGGACAGTATTGTGGTGAGCCCTTATTTACCGGGTGACCGTTTTATTGATGTCGGTACAGGTCCCGGGTTGCCAGGTATTCCATTAGCGATTTTAAACCCAAGCGCTCATTTCACGTTGTTGGACAGTTTGGGTAAACGCATTCGTTTTATTAAGCAAGTTTTGCATGAGTTAGGCATAAGTAATGTTGAACCGATGCAAAGCCGAGTAGAAGAATATCAGCCAGAAATTGGCTATGATGCTGTTATCAGCCGCGCTTTTGCTTCTATGATGGATATGGTGGAGTGGTGTTACCATTTACCGAAAGAAGAAAGCGGAGTTTTTCTTGCGCTTAAAGGACAATTGCCTGAAGATGAGATGTCTCAGTTGCCTGATACGCTGACTGTATCGGCAATTCATATTTTGCAAGTTCCTGAATTAGAAGGTGATCGTCACTTAATCGTTTTGGAAAAAAAGGGATTATAA
- the mnmG gene encoding tRNA uridine-5-carboxymethylaminomethyl(34) synthesis enzyme MnmG, giving the protein MFYHENFDVIVVGGGHAGTEAALASARTGQKTLLLTHNIDTLGQMSCNPAIGGIGKGHLVKEVDALGGLMAQAIDKAGIQFRTLNASKGPAVRATRAQADRLLYKHAVRTTLENQPNLTLFQQAVDDLIVEQDQVTGVITQMGLKFKAKAVVLTVGTFLGGKIHIGLENFSGGRAGDPPSIALADRLRALPFRVDRLKTGTPPRIDARTVDLESLEKQYGDNPTPVFSFMGKQSDHPAQIPCFITHTNEKTHDVIRANLDRSPMYSGVIEGIGPRYCPSIEDKVMRFADKNSHQIFIEPEGLTTTELYPNGISTSLPFDVQVKIVQSMKGFENAQIMRPGYAIEYDFFDPRDLKQSYETKFISGLFFAGQINGTTGYEEAAAQGLMAGLNASLFTQGKEAWSPRRDEAYMGVLIDDLSTMGTKEPYRMFTSRAEYRLLLREDNADLRLTAKGRELGLVDDERWARFNQKVENMELERQRLKETWINPKSANVAELNQLLKTPITREASGEDLLRRPEMTYEKLITLENFASSMDDPQATEQVEIQVKYEGYIERQKEEIEKSLRHENTKLPVDLDYKQVKGLSNEVVLKLNNAKPETIGIASRISGITPAAISILLVHLKKHGQLKKGDAA; this is encoded by the coding sequence CATTTAGTCAAAGAAGTGGATGCATTGGGTGGCCTTATGGCTCAAGCAATTGATAAAGCCGGTATTCAATTTAGAACCTTAAACGCTTCAAAAGGTCCGGCGGTTCGTGCTACTCGTGCACAAGCGGATCGTCTGTTGTATAAACATGCTGTCCGGACCACATTAGAAAATCAACCGAACCTGACGTTATTCCAGCAAGCGGTGGATGACCTGATCGTTGAGCAAGATCAAGTCACCGGTGTGATCACCCAAATGGGCTTAAAGTTCAAAGCGAAAGCCGTGGTATTAACGGTAGGGACTTTCCTTGGCGGTAAAATTCATATCGGTTTAGAAAACTTTTCTGGCGGCCGAGCTGGCGATCCACCATCGATTGCACTGGCTGATCGTCTCCGTGCCTTACCTTTCAGAGTTGATCGTTTAAAAACGGGTACGCCTCCGCGTATTGATGCTCGTACGGTTGATCTTGAAAGTTTAGAGAAGCAATACGGTGATAACCCGACCCCTGTATTTTCATTCATGGGTAAGCAAAGCGATCATCCTGCTCAAATTCCGTGTTTTATTACTCACACTAATGAGAAAACGCATGATGTTATCCGTGCTAACCTTGATCGTAGCCCAATGTATTCAGGTGTGATTGAAGGTATTGGTCCACGTTATTGCCCATCAATTGAAGATAAAGTGATGCGTTTTGCTGATAAAAACAGCCATCAGATCTTCATTGAACCCGAAGGTTTAACCACCACAGAGTTATACCCGAATGGTATTTCAACCAGTTTGCCGTTTGACGTACAAGTTAAAATTGTTCAATCAATGAAAGGCTTTGAAAACGCGCAAATCATGCGTCCAGGTTACGCGATTGAATACGATTTCTTCGATCCTCGTGATTTGAAGCAAAGCTACGAAACCAAATTTATTTCAGGTTTATTCTTTGCTGGACAAATTAACGGCACTACTGGTTATGAAGAAGCCGCAGCACAAGGTTTAATGGCGGGTTTAAATGCTTCGCTGTTCACTCAAGGCAAAGAAGCCTGGAGCCCACGTCGTGATGAAGCTTACATGGGCGTATTGATTGATGACCTTTCAACCATGGGTACCAAAGAACCGTACCGTATGTTTACTTCTCGCGCAGAATATCGCTTATTGCTACGTGAAGATAACGCAGATTTGCGTTTAACCGCGAAAGGTCGTGAGCTTGGTTTGGTAGATGATGAACGTTGGGCGCGTTTTAACCAAAAAGTAGAAAATATGGAATTGGAACGTCAACGTTTGAAAGAAACGTGGATTAATCCAAAATCAGCTAATGTAGCAGAACTTAATCAACTACTTAAAACACCCATTACGCGTGAAGCAAGTGGTGAGGATCTGCTGCGTCGCCCTGAAATGACTTACGAGAAATTGATCACCTTAGAAAACTTTGCTTCTAGCATGGATGATCCTCAAGCGACTGAGCAAGTGGAGATCCAAGTCAAATATGAAGGCTATATTGAGCGTCAAAAAGAAGAGATCGAAAAATCTTTACGTCATGAAAATACCAAATTACCCGTTGATCTTGATTACAAACAAGTGAAAGGCTTATCTAACGAAGTGGTATTGAAATTAAATAACGCCAAACCGGAAACCATTGGTATTGCATCACGTATTTCAGGTATTACCCCTGCTGCGATTTCCATTTTGTTAGTCCATTTGAAAAAACATGGTCAATTGAAGAAGGGAGATGCTGCGTGA
- a CDS encoding ATP synthase subunit I, translating into MFFLVLTQFIVIGAFSLISSYVQGEMAANSAIYGGLVYCIPYIVTRLYLDKPGADTAAKVMAKAYISLAYKFVITGALFVYFFKYMEVHLITFFVGYILAFVVQCIMSFGFIKRN; encoded by the coding sequence ATGTTTTTTTTAGTTTTAACTCAGTTTATTGTGATTGGCGCTTTTAGCTTGATCAGCTCGTATGTTCAGGGAGAGATGGCAGCGAACTCTGCCATTTATGGGGGGCTGGTGTACTGCATCCCGTATATCGTTACTCGTTTGTATTTAGACAAGCCAGGGGCGGATACGGCAGCAAAAGTGATGGCGAAAGCCTATATAAGCTTGGCGTACAAATTTGTGATTACCGGCGCTCTGTTTGTGTATTTTTTTAAATACATGGAAGTGCACCTTATCACCTTCTTTGTGGGCTATATCTTAGCTTTTGTTGTGCAATGCATTATGTCATTTGGTTTTATCAAACGTAATTAG